A single genomic interval of Bradyrhizobium japonicum USDA 6 harbors:
- a CDS encoding SDR family oxidoreductase, with amino-acid sequence MTNTALVVGASGIVGSNLARHLSDRGWQVLGLARRPPSGLDGVRPIAADLQDPASLRDILAGLRPTHVFLATWLRQPTEAENIRVNAAMVRNVLGALSGADTLSHVALVTGLKHYLGPFESYGKGRLPATPFREEQPRLDVENFYYAQEDELFDAARRGGFSWSIHRPHTIIGYAIGNAMNMGTTLAVYATICRETGRPFLFPGSATQWTGLTDMTDARLLARHLEWAATTTAARNQAFNVVNGDVFRWSWMWARLAGWFGLQPAPFPEEISPLERQLADSGRIWADIALKYDLAERDLSVLSSAWHTDADLGRPIEVVTDMSKSRKLGFLEYQATDDSFFDLFSRLRAANVIP; translated from the coding sequence ATGACGAACACAGCGCTTGTGGTCGGCGCTAGCGGAATTGTCGGCAGCAATCTCGCCCGCCATCTCAGCGATCGCGGCTGGCAGGTGCTTGGGCTTGCAAGGCGCCCACCAAGCGGCCTCGATGGAGTTCGTCCCATCGCGGCCGATCTGCAGGATCCGGCCTCGCTTCGCGACATCCTGGCGGGCCTTCGCCCCACTCACGTGTTTCTCGCCACATGGCTGCGTCAGCCGACCGAGGCGGAAAATATCCGCGTTAACGCTGCGATGGTGCGCAACGTTTTGGGGGCACTTTCCGGCGCAGATACGCTTTCTCATGTCGCGCTGGTCACCGGGCTAAAGCATTACCTGGGACCGTTCGAGTCCTACGGTAAAGGCAGGCTGCCCGCGACGCCATTCCGCGAGGAGCAACCGCGGCTCGATGTCGAGAACTTCTACTACGCTCAGGAGGACGAACTATTCGATGCGGCCAGGCGCGGTGGTTTCAGCTGGAGCATTCACCGCCCGCACACGATCATCGGTTACGCAATAGGCAACGCCATGAACATGGGAACGACGCTTGCCGTCTACGCGACGATCTGTCGAGAAACGGGGCGGCCATTTCTCTTTCCGGGCTCGGCGACGCAATGGACCGGCTTGACGGATATGACGGACGCCAGATTGCTGGCGCGGCACCTGGAATGGGCCGCGACGACGACGGCCGCGCGAAACCAGGCATTCAACGTCGTAAATGGCGATGTCTTCCGATGGAGCTGGATGTGGGCGCGACTGGCCGGCTGGTTCGGGTTGCAGCCTGCTCCTTTTCCAGAGGAAATTTCGCCGCTTGAGCGTCAGCTTGCCGATTCAGGTCGTATATGGGCTGATATCGCGCTCAAGTATGATCTCGCCGAAAGAGACCTCTCCGTCCTTTCGTCGGCATGGCACACCGATGCCGACTTGGGCCGACCTATCGAAGTCGTCACCGATATGAGCAAGAGTCGTAAGCTCGGTTTCCTTGAATATCAGGCGACGGACGACAGCTTTTTCGATCTCTTCAGCAGGTTGCGTGCCGCGAACGTCATTCCTTGA
- the pobA gene encoding 4-hydroxybenzoate 3-monooxygenase, producing MKVQVCIIGGGPSGLLLSQLLHLKGIDTVVLEKYSRDHVLARIRAGVLEHGFARLMREAQCGERMDREGEIHNGFEIAHDGVLSHIDLHKHSGGNSVLVYGQTELTRDLYEARDRLGGKVVHNAEDVTPHDLTSDRPYVTYRSNDEIVRIDCDYVVGADGFHGVSRRSIPKDVLREYEKVYPFGWLGVLSRTKPVSPELIYVKHERGFALCSLRSQVLSRYYVQVPLTDKVEDWSDDAFWTELKRRLPDEVAGRLITGPSIEKSIAPLRSFVAEPMSYGRLFLAGDAAHIVPPTGARGLNSAASDIYYLYHAMLAHYQHGDDSGLAGYSAKALARIWKAQRFSWWMTMLLHRFPDRSEYEERLQQTELEYLLSSETAQRLLAENYVGLPF from the coding sequence ATGAAAGTTCAGGTTTGCATCATCGGCGGTGGGCCGTCCGGGCTGCTGTTGTCCCAGCTTCTGCACCTGAAGGGCATCGATACGGTCGTGCTGGAGAAATACAGCCGCGATCACGTGCTCGCCCGCATCCGTGCCGGCGTGCTCGAGCACGGCTTCGCCAGATTGATGCGCGAGGCGCAGTGCGGCGAGCGGATGGACCGCGAGGGCGAGATCCACAACGGTTTCGAGATCGCGCATGACGGCGTGCTCTCCCATATCGACCTGCACAAGCATTCCGGCGGCAATTCGGTACTGGTCTATGGCCAGACCGAACTGACGCGCGACCTCTACGAGGCGCGCGATCGCCTCGGCGGCAAGGTCGTGCACAACGCCGAGGACGTGACGCCGCACGATCTGACGTCGGACCGGCCCTACGTGACCTATCGATCGAACGACGAGATCGTCCGCATCGATTGCGATTACGTCGTTGGCGCCGACGGCTTTCACGGCGTCAGCCGCAGGTCCATCCCGAAGGATGTGCTGCGCGAATACGAGAAGGTCTATCCGTTCGGCTGGCTCGGCGTGTTGTCGCGCACGAAACCGGTGTCGCCCGAGCTGATTTATGTGAAGCATGAACGCGGCTTTGCGCTCTGCTCGCTACGCTCACAGGTGCTGAGCCGCTACTACGTCCAGGTGCCGTTGACCGACAAGGTGGAGGACTGGAGCGACGATGCGTTCTGGACGGAGCTGAAGCGTCGCCTACCGGACGAGGTCGCCGGCCGCCTGATCACCGGGCCCTCGATCGAGAAGAGCATCGCGCCCTTGCGCAGCTTCGTCGCCGAGCCGATGAGCTACGGCCGCCTGTTTCTCGCCGGCGATGCCGCCCATATCGTGCCGCCGACCGGCGCGCGCGGGCTCAACAGCGCGGCGTCCGACATCTATTATCTCTACCATGCCATGCTTGCGCATTATCAGCACGGCGACGATTCCGGCCTTGCGGGCTATTCCGCCAAGGCGCTTGCGCGGATATGGAAAGCGCAGCGTTTTTCGTGGTGGATGACGATGCTGCTGCATCGTTTTCCCGACCGTTCCGAATACGAGGAGCGGCTTCAGCAGACCGAGCTCGAGTACCTGCTCTCGTCCGAGACGGCGCAGCGGCTGCTCGCCGAGAATTACGTGGGACTGCCGTTTTAG